The genome window GTGGCCCTGACGACGATCTCGATCTCGCCTTCCAGCGCCTTGAGGTCGGCCTTTTCGATCGCGTGCAGCAGAAGTTCCGTGTCCGTCGCCTGATCCTCGACCAACAGGATCGTGAACGTGGCCCCGACGCCGGCACGGGGCGTCGCGAGGTAGGATGGTGCGCCTGCCATTGGCTCCCTCTCAGGTTGCGTGATCCAGGAGTTGATCTGATGCGGCGCCTGCCGGCAGGGTGACGGAGCGGTCCACCAGCAACGGCAGTGAGAACGTGACGGTGCAGCCCGGCGGCCCCTGAGGCTCGATCCACACCCGGCCTCCGTACATTTCCACGATCCGCTTGACGATGGTGAGCCCGATGCCGCTTCCCTTCACGGTTCCCGTGTTCAGCCGCGCGAACGGCTCGAAGACGCGTTCCCGGTACTGCGCGGGGATGCCGGGGCCGTTGTCGCTGATCGAGAAGTAGGCCAACGGTCCTTCCCGTTTGGCGGCGATGCGAATCTCCGATTCCGGGAGGTGGTCCGAAAACTTGACGGCGTTGGAGACCAGGTTGTCCAGCACTTGGCGGAGGTAAGCCTGGTGGCAGGCCACGAGCGGGAGGCTCCCTTCGACCCGGACCCGGATTCGCTGGCGCTCCAACTCGCCGGCCCGCTGCTTCAGGACATCATCGAGCACCATTGCAGGCGCCACCGCCTCCAGCGTCTCGGGGCGCACCCCCAGCCGCGCCACTTCCAGGATGTTCTCGATGCGGGTGCTGAGGTCTTTCCCTTCCTCGGCCATCATGCGCAGCCACCGCTCCGCCCGGTCGTCCAGCCTATCACCATATTCGTCCAAGAGGTTCGTCGCCAATTCCCCCATCCGCTCCCCTGGCCCTTTCATGTCGTGGGCCAGGGTCTCCGCCAGGTGCTCGAGCTGTTTCAAGCGGGATTCAAGTCCCACCCCTTTCCGCTGCACCGCCTCGTAGAGTCGGGCGTTCGCGATGGCCACGGCCGCTTCGTCCGCGAAGCTCTTCGCCGACCGCAGGTTCCACTCCTCGCTCGGCACAGGACGATCCTGCAGCAAGACCAGCACGCCGAACGGCTCGCCCTGCGAGAGCAGCGGGATCGAAAGCATGCTCTGGCCGATCAGGTTGCGTCGCCGCACCTCCGGCCGCAAGTCGCTCCGCAGATCTTCCCCGAAGGCCGGCTGCCTGGTTTCAAAGGCCTGGACGGAGACGGGGAACTCCTCCCACAGCATGACGGCCTTCTGGAGCACGTCGCTCCACTCGCCGGACGCCGCCTCGATCACCCAACAGCCCATCTCCTCGTTCCTGAGCATGACGAGGCAAACATCCGCCTGCAGCAGCTCCACGGCCCGATCCGTGATCCTCCGGAGCATCCCGTGCAGTCCGTCGGCCCGGATGGTGTTGATCTCGTGCCCGATCGCGTTGATGGCCTCCAGCTCCCGCATGTAGAGTCTGAGCCTGCCGGTCAGCTCGTCGAACGCCTGGGCCAATTGGTCGATCTCGTCGGGGGACCGGTCGGCCCCCCGGCGAGCGTCTCCCTTGGGCGCAAATGTCCCGCTCAGCTTGGCCACCGACTCCTGGAGCCGCACGATGGGGCCCGTGATGCACCGGGACAGGAGCCGGGCGTGCAACAGGCCCAGGGCCAGGGTCCCGGTGACGGCCAGCACCAGGCTCCCGAAGTCCAGCCCGATGAGCTTCGCCTCGTCGGCTTCGAAGGCGTTCAGTTTTCCGTCCAAGACGTCCTCGATCGTCCGAAGGTCGTTGCGGACCGCGTCGGAGAGGATGATGCCCCGTCCGGAGCGGACGTAGGCCGCGGCCCCTTCGGGTCCGCTCGATCGGATGTGCCGGATCAGCGCTTGTTTGGATTCCAGGAGCGAGGCGAGGCGGTCGCCCGCGCCGCGCACGTCATCCTCCAACTCCGGCGAGCTCTTGATGAGGGTCATGATCCGGTCGATGGTAGGCTGTACGCTCGGCTCGGCGTCAAGCAGCGGCTGCAGGAACGTGTCCTGCCGCGTGAGGAGATAGCCGCGAAACGCGTCCTCGACGTCCGCGGCCAGCCGTCGCAACACCTGGACTTGCTCGCGGGCCAGCAGGACCTGGTGGCGCTCCTGCTGGAGGGCGTGAAGCTGGTTCAGGAGGTAGATGTGAACGATCAGGGCGCAAAGCAGCGGGGCGAAGACCACCAGCAGGATGGTCCCGAGCTTCTGCTGAACGCGGAGCTGCTTCCAGAACGAGCGGCGCGCTCCGGCCATGGGAAGGCTCTCCCCTGACGGAATGCAGACGAGATTCCTGCGAAACCCCTCGTTTCAGTGCGGTGGCGTCAAAATCCTAGTGCTGGTCGGCTCGATGCCCCCTCACAGTCGTCGTTGTGCGATGAGGCGCGCCCGGCCTTCCAATGCGCCACCGCGGCCATGTATGTGGCACCGTACCGTCATCGGATGAGCCTGTCAAGGTGCCGGCCCGAGGGAATCGCGGGGAGGCGGTCAGCGGCGGGCGAGCTTCTTCCTGGCCTGCCATTCGTGGATCAACTTCTCCGCCTCGGCGACCTGGGCCAGGGTCATCTTCTTGGCGACGGCCTCCTTGGATTGGAAGGAGTCCTGGTAGCCGCCGGCCGCGGCGAGCGCCAGCCACAGGTAGGCGGTCACATTGTCCTGAGCCGTGCCTTCACCCTTCGCGTACATCAGGCCCAGGTTGTGCTGGGCCGAGGGCTCTCCCTGCTCGGCCGCCCGCCGATACCAGCGGACGGCCTCACGGTCGTCCTTCGGCACCCCCTCTCCTTCGTCGTACATCAGGCCGAGATGATATTGGGCCGTGGCGTCTCCCCGTTCGGCCGCCTTGCGGTACCAGCGGACGGCTTCCTGGTCGTTTGGGGGAGTCCCCTGCCCGTGGTCGTACATGAGCGCGAGGTTGAACTGGGCCGCGGCCAGTCCGCCTTCCGCCGCTTCCTTGTACCAACGGAAGGCTTCCACGTCGCTCTGCGGCACCCCGATCCCTTCGTCGTAGAGGAGCCCCAGGTTCAGTTCGGCTCTGACCTCCCGCTGCTCGGCCGCCTTGCGGAACCAGCGGGCCGCCTCGGCGGGGTTCTTGGGACCTCCCTGCCCCTCCAGATACATGAGACCCAGGTTGAACTGGGCGTCGCGCAGCCCCTGGGCGGCGGCCTTGCCGAACCAGTGTCGGGCCTCCCCATAGTCCTGTTGCACCCCCTGTCCCTGCGCGTACAGGAGGCCCAGATTGTGCTGGGCCTCCGCGTCCCCGTCGCGCGCCGCCTGCTGGAATTCGCGGAACGCGGTCGCATAGTCCCCGTGGTGGTAGGCGCTCAGGCCCAACTGGAAATGGGTGCAGGCGGTCAGGGCCGGCAGGAGCAACAGAGTTCGGATCAGGAGCCGAGTCATGATCGGGCCCGTTCGTGCCGAGAGGGGGTCATGCGTCGTGTCGCACGGCGCGCAATCCGGTGAGCAGATCTTCCGCCAGCCGGAGCTCGTCCGGAGAGAGGGGGGCCTGCCCGAATCGGACGCGACAATAGAGGGCGGTCAAGGGCTCCACGAACCGTCCAGCCTCGGCCCACTCGCGGGCGATCAACCGGGCAAATTCCCAGGGGGTGGCGCCGGGAGCCTTGTGAAGCCCTCGGGCTTCCACACACTGGAGCATCCGTTCGTACAGTCTCACGACCGCGGTTTGCCGCGCGGTGGGAAAGTCGCGGGCCTGCCGACGGCCCCGGAGCGCCGCTCTCACTGCAACGAAGATCAGGAGCAGCAGAGCGCCACTGCCTGCAGCCAAGCCGGCCAGGAGCAGCCAATTGGGAGACCGAATGGGCTGGCCGATCCGGGTCCGGGCCTCAGCCGTCCAACGGACGAGCGAGGCCAGCAGGGTCCAGGCCTGGTCGCGGGCCCGCTCGCTCCGCTCGCGCACTCCCTGGGCCACGGCCATCTGGTCCCGCAAACTGTACCGGATGATGAACCGGTCCCACTTGAGGCGGATCGAGTCCACGACCCGGCCCGCCGCCGTCCAGACCGGGACGGAGGGCGGGGCGGCCACGCTCGGCGTCGGGTCGAACGTCACCCAGCCGGAGCGGGGGAAATAGACCTCCACCCAGGCATGGGCGTCGCGCTGCCGGATCGTGTAGTACCGGCCGAAGTCGTTCCATTCGCCGGCCAGGAATCCCGTCACCAGCCTGGCCGGGATCCCCATGGTCCGGAGGAGGATGACCATGGCCGTGGCGTAATGCTCGCAGTAGCCGCTCTTGCGGACGAAGAGGAATTCCTCGAGCGGGCTCGCCGGCACAGTCGGGCCGACGTCCAGACTGTACCGGTAGCCGGTGCGGAGATGCCGCTCGAGGGTGACGGCCTTCTCGAACGGCGTCGCCGCGCCGCCGGTCACGGCTCGCGCCAGCTCGGCCACCTGCGGGCTCATGTCCGGGACTTGCAGAAAATAGTCGGTGACCGTCTCCGGATAGGTCGGCGCCGTCGCAGTCCGCTCCCCGTCCGCGAGCCGGGCTTGCGCGGACCAGATGGTGTACTGGAACCGGCTGGGCGGGGGATAGGGCAGCGACAGGCCGCCCATCCCGTCGGCCTGGACCAGAAGGAAGCTGCCCTTGAGGGCTTCCACAACCGGCAGGCCGAACAGGATCGGCGTATCCAGCGCCTCGAGCAGGATATCCTGGCGCAGGCCCGGGCCGAGGCCCTCCGGGCGTTCCGGACGAGGGACGAGGAACGCGCCGTCCGCCGTCCGCTCCAGCGGGCGGCGGACGGTCAGGCTGTTCGTCCAGGACCGGCCGTTGTAGAAATCGTAGGCGGCCCCCCGGAAGTAGAGCCGCTCCGCGACCGGACCTTTCTGGTCCGGAAACTCCACCCGCATCACGACGCTCTGGTCGAGCTTCACGGAGCCGATGACGCCCAGGTCCACCTGCTCGGAGAAACCCGAGGTCCGGAGGCGCTCGACCCGGTTCTTGTTGAAGAAACCGGTCCCGATGCGGGGCGTCACGAAGAAGATGGCCAACGTCAGGCAGAAGGCCCCGAGGGTGATCCCGTTGGTGGTCCAGAAGAACCGGCCGGTGATCGGGCCGGTGGTGTGGACGAGGTCGGGCCGGTGGGCGGGCGGGAACGACGCGCGGACCTCCTCCGCCTCGTTCCGCAGATGGGAGAGCAGCAGCGTCCAGATCGCGGCCAGCAGGTAGGTGACGAACACGGCTGCGTACCAGAGCTCGACCGTGAGCGCGGCGGCCGAGAGGAGCTCCAGCAGGCTGATCGCGTGCAGGTGCAGGAAGTCCTTGCGTTGCTCTAGCGTCAACAGCTTGTTGATCATCAGAAGGATCAGGAAGTGGATGCCGGCCTGCAACAGGTCCTGGGAGATCCAGAGCAGGTCCGCGCCGAAGGCGCCGAAGGCGGCGACCAGCAGGACGTTCCACGCGCGCCGCGAAAGACGGAAGCGAAGCCGGTCGGCGCCGGCACCGGCCGCCTGGGCCAGGCTCAGCAGGATCGCGCTGTAGCCGAGCCAGACGAACAGGACTGGCAGCTCGCCGGTGAGCACGAGACCGGTGAAGCCGGCCGTCGCCAGGAAAATCGAGCTGAACCGGAAGGCCCGTTCGGGGTTCATGGCGATCCGTCGGACAGCCGCAGGACGCGGCTCACCGGCCCGCAGGCAGCCGGGAGCCGGGGATCCTCGGCCGGCAAAATGAGCAGCGTCAACTCTCCGGCCAGCGTCCGCTCGCCCAGCCGACGGAAGCCTTCCGGCACCAGCGCCGAGTCCGACGGCGCGGTCGGCTGGCAGAGGCTCAGGGCTCGCAGGATCTCGTGGAAGTGCGCGTTCCCCTGTCGCGTCGGCAGGGCAGAAGTGCCGAGGACCAGCCCGATCGCATAGTCCCAGGTGCGGAAGAAGTCGGCCAGAGAGGCAGCCAGCGAGACCGCCTCTTCGAACCGGGCCCGGCCGGTTTCCGGCACGGAAGTGGGCAGCGCCAGCACGACCCGCCGCTGATCCTCCGCCTCCGTCTCCCTCACGATCAGTTCAGCCTGGCGGGCGGAAGTCTTCCAGTGGATGGCCCGCGAATCGTCGCCCGCCTGGTATCCGCGCAGATTGGAGAGCCCGACGCCGGGGCCCCGCCGCGGCACGGCCTGATCCTGACCCAGGGCGGTCAGCTCCTGCAGGAGCCCGTCCGGCAGGGGCGTGAGCTCCGGATAGACGAGCAGCTCCGACGGGAGCGGAAGCGTCGCGGCCTTGAGAAACAGGCCGAACGGAAAACGGGTTAGGAGCTTGATGCCGTCGAAGCGGAAAGGGCCTCGTCGCGTGATCAGGAGCGGATAGGGCTGGATCGTCGTGGCGCCCGGCGGGAGGTGCAGCAGATGAACGCCTCGGTCCACCGGGACGTCGGCGATCAAGTCCATCACGCGCAGGGAGAAGGAGGGAAACCGCCGCTTGCGGTTGGCGAGGGAGAAGGCGGCAGTCGTCGGGCGGTTGGCGAAGAGGTGCTCCGGCAGGACACGGCGCACCTCCAGGTGCCGGAAGCACTGTTCCGAGAGGATGCCGGACATGACGATCAGGCTCAGCATCATCGCCAGCAGGAGGTAGAGGAGGTTGTTCCCCGTGTTGATGGCCGCCACCCCGACGGCCAGGGTCAGGAGGACGAAGCGCATCCCGTCCGGCGTGAGCCGGATGGACCGGTAACGGTAGAACCAGCGGAAGAACTCGCGCAGGCGCGAGGCGCGCCGCCCAGAATCTGACGCGGGGACGCGGAGACGCGGGGACGCGGAGAGCGCCGCGTCGCCCCTTCGCCGCGTCGCCGTGTCACTTGCACCCATCGCCCGGTGTCTCGCTAGGAGCCTGTTCAGAGGGGAACCGGCACCGATTCCACGATCTCGCGGATGATCCGCTCCGCCTCCGCGAACCGCGGGCCGGCCGACGGGGAGGAAGGACCCCGGCCCGTGCTCAGGATGACCCGGTGCGAGAGAACGGCCGGGGCCAGCTCCTTGATGTCGTCTGGCAGACAGTAGTCCCGCCCCCGGACGAGGGCCAGGGCCTTGGCCGCCTTGTGGAGCGCCATCGCCCCGCGCGTGCTGACGCCCAGCCCCAGGAGCTCGCTCCGGCGCGTCGTCGCGACGATGGCCAGCAGGTACTCGACGAGGCTCTCGTCCACCCGCACCTTCTCGACGGCCTGTTGCAGGTCCAGCACGTCCTGGGCTGCGAGCACGGGCTGGAGCTCGCCGGCCGGGTTGGCCTGCGCCTGGCGGTCGAGGATCTTCTTCT of Nitrospirota bacterium contains these proteins:
- a CDS encoding ATP-binding protein, whose product is MAGARRSFWKQLRVQQKLGTILLVVFAPLLCALIVHIYLLNQLHALQQERHQVLLAREQVQVLRRLAADVEDAFRGYLLTRQDTFLQPLLDAEPSVQPTIDRIMTLIKSSPELEDDVRGAGDRLASLLESKQALIRHIRSSGPEGAAAYVRSGRGIILSDAVRNDLRTIEDVLDGKLNAFEADEAKLIGLDFGSLVLAVTGTLALGLLHARLLSRCITGPIVRLQESVAKLSGTFAPKGDARRGADRSPDEIDQLAQAFDELTGRLRLYMRELEAINAIGHEINTIRADGLHGMLRRITDRAVELLQADVCLVMLRNEEMGCWVIEAASGEWSDVLQKAVMLWEEFPVSVQAFETRQPAFGEDLRSDLRPEVRRRNLIGQSMLSIPLLSQGEPFGVLVLLQDRPVPSEEWNLRSAKSFADEAAVAIANARLYEAVQRKGVGLESRLKQLEHLAETLAHDMKGPGERMGELATNLLDEYGDRLDDRAERWLRMMAEEGKDLSTRIENILEVARLGVRPETLEAVAPAMVLDDVLKQRAGELERQRIRVRVEGSLPLVACHQAYLRQVLDNLVSNAVKFSDHLPESEIRIAAKREGPLAYFSISDNGPGIPAQYRERVFEPFARLNTGTVKGSGIGLTIVKRIVEMYGGRVWIEPQGPPGCTVTFSLPLLVDRSVTLPAGAASDQLLDHAT
- a CDS encoding tetratricopeptide repeat protein, translated to MTRLLIRTLLLLPALTACTHFQLGLSAYHHGDYATAFREFQQAARDGDAEAQHNLGLLYAQGQGVQQDYGEARHWFGKAAAQGLRDAQFNLGLMYLEGQGGPKNPAEAARWFRKAAEQREVRAELNLGLLYDEGIGVPQSDVEAFRWYKEAAEGGLAAAQFNLALMYDHGQGTPPNDQEAVRWYRKAAERGDATAQYHLGLMYDEGEGVPKDDREAVRWYRRAAEQGEPSAQHNLGLMYAKGEGTAQDNVTAYLWLALAAAGGYQDSFQSKEAVAKKMTLAQVAEAEKLIHEWQARKKLARR
- a CDS encoding DUF3488 and transglutaminase-like domain-containing protein, whose amino-acid sequence is MNPERAFRFSSIFLATAGFTGLVLTGELPVLFVWLGYSAILLSLAQAAGAGADRLRFRLSRRAWNVLLVAAFGAFGADLLWISQDLLQAGIHFLILLMINKLLTLEQRKDFLHLHAISLLELLSAAALTVELWYAAVFVTYLLAAIWTLLLSHLRNEAEEVRASFPPAHRPDLVHTTGPITGRFFWTTNGITLGAFCLTLAIFFVTPRIGTGFFNKNRVERLRTSGFSEQVDLGVIGSVKLDQSVVMRVEFPDQKGPVAERLYFRGAAYDFYNGRSWTNSLTVRRPLERTADGAFLVPRPERPEGLGPGLRQDILLEALDTPILFGLPVVEALKGSFLLVQADGMGGLSLPYPPPSRFQYTIWSAQARLADGERTATAPTYPETVTDYFLQVPDMSPQVAELARAVTGGAATPFEKAVTLERHLRTGYRYSLDVGPTVPASPLEEFLFVRKSGYCEHYATAMVILLRTMGIPARLVTGFLAGEWNDFGRYYTIRQRDAHAWVEVYFPRSGWVTFDPTPSVAAPPSVPVWTAAGRVVDSIRLKWDRFIIRYSLRDQMAVAQGVRERSERARDQAWTLLASLVRWTAEARTRIGQPIRSPNWLLLAGLAAGSGALLLLIFVAVRAALRGRRQARDFPTARQTAVVRLYERMLQCVEARGLHKAPGATPWEFARLIAREWAEAGRFVEPLTALYCRVRFGQAPLSPDELRLAEDLLTGLRAVRHDA
- a CDS encoding DUF58 domain-containing protein; this encodes MGASDTATRRRGDAALSASPRLRVPASDSGRRASRLREFFRWFYRYRSIRLTPDGMRFVLLTLAVGVAAINTGNNLLYLLLAMMLSLIVMSGILSEQCFRHLEVRRVLPEHLFANRPTTAAFSLANRKRRFPSFSLRVMDLIADVPVDRGVHLLHLPPGATTIQPYPLLITRRGPFRFDGIKLLTRFPFGLFLKAATLPLPSELLVYPELTPLPDGLLQELTALGQDQAVPRRGPGVGLSNLRGYQAGDDSRAIHWKTSARQAELIVRETEAEDQRRVVLALPTSVPETGRARFEEAVSLAASLADFFRTWDYAIGLVLGTSALPTRQGNAHFHEILRALSLCQPTAPSDSALVPEGFRRLGERTLAGELTLLILPAEDPRLPAACGPVSRVLRLSDGSP